One Acinetobacter colistiniresistens DNA segment encodes these proteins:
- a CDS encoding non-contractile tail sheath protein, whose translation MTNNFEYKQKNLKTSPALNVETSTIDRFSPKYWRIDGPQTMSFAITNYANGFEAAFRSRTTTDLAGISWDSYDVKDHKLLAYETKYDYSGTVWDFDIELSASMPALNNETLTPTLTVYYHEDGVDKVAYVVLFNYANQPASRSAHIHINWDTVKAGFSATDSFPVSDIQRISLSGFTLSYNGHSTLPLVEPEDGYIRITNSVTTGPNAKLSLSRVSVPLHDYGICTSYDDHYDLNPQRLVDNMAALGYHGLINHYCGMSKYPELYWDTTINKWQIPDTLVTNQAVVNPCTRKWHEHFAQALHSAGMQPVFGVSFEMYSLGAKEFWAQRDWNSNLGRTGYEPPSYFFSPCDQNALAYLHKAFIEFADTMAVGGCPVNMQIGEPWWWYNQGTDLPCVYDYPTKLAFNADTGLYAPDLGTIYDAVHKTGTPYDEFKAWLRNKLGQTCRDIRTVIKTKYPQAKVCPLIFFPTIRTPIETLATDINYPSEHYSYPNFDYIMTEAYDWILEARLGLAHQAVSEIPTLDLHYPVDKVAYLAGFVPDSSIAHLYGFDKTKAYRTPIWQRVFGDMQNNNALGLMKQFIWAYPQVMQDSVTIDTLQAPNGFFVENTLYTPINDDTPYPPEIYL comes from the coding sequence ATGACAAATAATTTTGAATATAAACAAAAAAATTTAAAAACATCTCCTGCTTTGAATGTTGAAACTTCAACTATTGATCGTTTTAGTCCAAAGTACTGGCGTATCGATGGGCCCCAAACTATGTCGTTTGCGATTACCAATTATGCAAATGGCTTTGAGGCTGCTTTTAGGTCACGTACCACAACAGACCTTGCGGGTATTAGTTGGGATTCTTACGATGTAAAAGACCATAAGCTTCTGGCTTATGAGACCAAATACGACTATAGCGGTACCGTTTGGGATTTTGATATTGAATTATCTGCATCCATGCCTGCATTAAATAATGAAACCTTAACACCGACTTTAACCGTTTATTATCATGAAGATGGTGTAGATAAGGTTGCCTATGTTGTGTTGTTCAATTATGCAAATCAACCTGCTTCTCGATCTGCACATATCCATATCAATTGGGATACGGTCAAGGCTGGTTTTTCAGCTACAGATTCATTTCCTGTAAGCGATATCCAGCGAATTTCTTTGTCTGGCTTTACCTTAAGCTATAACGGCCATTCAACACTGCCTCTGGTAGAACCCGAAGATGGCTATATCCGTATTACAAATTCAGTCACGACGGGTCCGAACGCTAAATTGAGTTTAAGCCGAGTTTCTGTACCTTTACATGATTATGGTATCTGCACCAGTTATGATGATCATTATGATCTTAATCCTCAGCGACTGGTTGATAATATGGCGGCTTTGGGCTATCACGGATTGATCAATCATTACTGCGGGATGTCTAAATATCCAGAATTGTATTGGGATACGACGATCAACAAATGGCAAATCCCTGATACCTTAGTCACCAATCAAGCTGTTGTGAACCCATGTACACGTAAGTGGCATGAACATTTCGCACAAGCATTACACAGCGCAGGCATGCAACCTGTGTTTGGTGTGAGTTTTGAGATGTATTCATTGGGGGCAAAAGAGTTTTGGGCACAACGCGACTGGAACAGTAATCTGGGGCGGACTGGTTATGAACCACCAAGTTATTTCTTTAGTCCTTGTGATCAGAATGCGCTTGCTTATTTACACAAAGCATTTATCGAGTTTGCAGATACCATGGCTGTTGGCGGGTGTCCAGTTAATATGCAAATTGGTGAGCCTTGGTGGTGGTATAACCAAGGTACAGATCTTCCTTGTGTCTATGATTACCCAACAAAACTGGCATTTAATGCAGACACTGGATTGTATGCACCAGATTTGGGAACGATTTATGATGCGGTTCATAAAACCGGAACACCGTATGACGAATTTAAAGCCTGGTTAAGAAACAAGTTGGGGCAAACCTGTCGAGATATTCGAACTGTGATTAAGACTAAATATCCGCAAGCCAAAGTATGTCCGTTGATTTTCTTCCCAACGATTCGGACACCAATTGAAACTTTAGCAACAGATATTAACTATCCAAGTGAACACTATTCATATCCGAATTTTGACTACATTATGACCGAAGCCTATGACTGGATTTTGGAAGCCCGTTTAGGTTTGGCACATCAGGCAGTTTCCGAGATTCCGACATTGGATTTGCACTATCCCGTGGATAAAGTGGCTTATTTAGCAGGATTTGTTCCTGATTCATCGATTGCGCATCTTTATGGATTTGATAAGACAAAAGCTTATCGAACTCCAATTTGGCAGCGTGTGTTTGGGGATATGCAAAATAATAATGCTTTGGGCTTGATGAAACAATTTATTTGGGCCTATCCGCAAGTGATGCAGGATTCTGTAACAATTGATACGCTTCAGGCACCGAATGGTTTCTTTGTCGAGAATACCCTGTATACACCAATTAATGATGATACGCCGTATCCACCTGAGATTTACTTGTAA
- a CDS encoding PDZ domain-containing protein: MKHLNLIAVILFSVIALPFSTTLSANIYIPISLFKKADKSRFVKAQALKTDEFDVSTIQLLEEGFVPIKSQKFNGRDSTKGYDYIVHELEKRADSLGAQIVLFSNTQSTESIGYYSFLTPAPRGPQNQTDNNGFGSVNTSNNVSSSLSQSAPIYQPQKEYTVSYFYRFESITGIYPIDLSDLDKFRTGNLEGVKVKVISKKSPAFGEILADDIILKINDIVVRDVSNFVDISNYLNKGTIKFEILRKGQKMVKEISIT, encoded by the coding sequence ATGAAACATTTAAATTTAATTGCAGTTATTTTGTTCAGCGTAATTGCACTTCCTTTCAGTACCACATTATCAGCGAATATTTATATACCGATTTCTCTTTTTAAAAAGGCCGATAAGTCTAGATTTGTTAAAGCTCAAGCCCTGAAGACGGACGAATTTGATGTTTCAACAATACAGCTATTAGAGGAGGGCTTTGTGCCGATTAAGTCACAAAAGTTTAATGGTAGGGATAGTACTAAGGGCTATGACTATATTGTTCATGAATTAGAAAAACGAGCAGACTCACTTGGAGCACAGATTGTACTGTTTAGTAATACCCAATCAACAGAATCAATTGGATATTATAGTTTTTTAACGCCAGCTCCTCGGGGACCTCAGAATCAGACAGACAATAATGGATTTGGTAGTGTAAATACATCTAATAATGTGAGTAGTTCTTTAAGTCAATCAGCGCCCATTTACCAACCGCAGAAAGAATATACGGTGAGTTATTTTTATAGATTTGAGTCAATTACAGGGATTTATCCTATAGATTTATCGGATCTAGATAAATTTAGAACGGGTAATTTAGAAGGGGTTAAGGTTAAGGTCATATCGAAGAAATCACCTGCTTTTGGCGAAATCTTGGCAGATGATATTATTTTAAAAATTAATGATATCGTTGTAAGAGATGTGAGTAACTTTGTAGATATCTCAAACTATTTAAATAAAGGTACGATTAAGTTCGAGATTTTGCGCAAAGGCCAGAAAATGGTAAAAGAAATCTCGATTACATGA
- a CDS encoding mechanosensitive ion channel family protein, giving the protein MDYLKYLRSELSHYPWLETAIALIILILFAALANFIAKRIIVRGIRHLITKFKSPNQSIFAQHSVTQRFANIVPAIVIMNGITTIPHLPEKFISFVQMGAQAFIFLTLALTVSEALNIFNLIYQRNPKSKNKPIKGYLQLVKLILFVVCGLMILGTFLKKDVFTLLAGFGAMAAVLMLVFQNTILSLVASVQIASYDMVRIGDWIEMPSLNADGDVIDMSLHTVTVQNFDKTFTTIPTNKLVTDTFRNWRGMSSSGCRRIKRSLFLDQSSVHFMSDQEQQKLKDFLLLDQYLDAKKSEIAEFNNHLSNQSQYNQRRLTNLGTFRAYVEFYLRQHQGIAQNQTILVRQMQPTSEGLPLEIYAFTNTIAWASYEAIQSDIFDHLIAIIPEFGLRIYQAPSGHDLQMLSGQAIVSK; this is encoded by the coding sequence TTGGATTATTTAAAGTATTTGCGTAGTGAGTTGAGCCATTACCCATGGCTAGAAACAGCGATTGCATTGATCATTTTGATTTTGTTTGCTGCACTTGCGAACTTTATCGCGAAAAGAATTATCGTCCGTGGTATTCGCCATTTAATTACAAAATTTAAATCTCCAAATCAATCGATTTTCGCACAGCATAGCGTCACTCAACGTTTTGCAAATATCGTTCCTGCGATTGTCATCATGAATGGCATTACGACGATTCCGCATCTACCAGAGAAATTCATTAGCTTTGTACAAATGGGCGCACAGGCCTTCATTTTCCTGACACTTGCACTTACTGTTAGTGAAGCATTGAATATCTTTAACTTAATTTATCAACGCAATCCAAAATCTAAGAATAAGCCGATTAAGGGCTATTTACAGCTCGTTAAGCTTATTTTGTTTGTGGTTTGCGGCCTGATGATTTTGGGAACCTTCTTGAAAAAAGATGTGTTTACCCTACTGGCAGGTTTTGGTGCCATGGCTGCTGTGTTGATGTTGGTCTTCCAAAATACCATTCTTTCATTGGTTGCCAGCGTACAAATTGCTTCTTATGACATGGTACGTATTGGTGACTGGATCGAAATGCCATCCTTGAATGCAGATGGCGATGTCATTGATATGTCATTACATACAGTGACTGTACAAAACTTTGATAAGACCTTTACAACAATCCCAACCAACAAGCTCGTAACTGATACCTTTAGAAACTGGCGTGGGATGAGCAGCTCAGGTTGCCGCCGTATCAAACGTTCACTCTTTCTAGATCAAAGTAGTGTTCACTTTATGAGTGACCAAGAGCAACAAAAGCTGAAAGACTTTTTGCTCTTAGACCAATATCTCGATGCAAAAAAATCGGAGATTGCAGAGTTCAACAATCACCTTAGCAACCAGTCTCAATACAACCAGCGTCGTTTAACCAATTTGGGCACGTTCCGGGCTTATGTTGAATTCTACTTACGTCAACATCAAGGCATTGCTCAAAACCAAACCATTCTGGTTCGTCAAATGCAGCCCACCAGTGAAGGCTTACCTTTAGAAATCTATGCCTTTACCAATACCATTGCATGGGCGTCTTATGAAGCAATTCAATCTGATATTTTTGATCACTTAATTGCAATTATCCCTGAGTTTGGTCTCAGAATTTATCAAGCGCCTTCTGGTCATGACTTGCAAATGCTCTCAGGGCAAGCAATTGTGAGCAAATAA
- a CDS encoding DUF2058 domain-containing protein has product MVKNALQAQLLKAGLVDNKKAKKLTKQAQHEQRLGQNDDAVLKAEIDRAKQEKLAKDQALNLEKQNILEEKALKASIIQMIKHHKIKETEGDVTYQFIDEGKIKKVYLSQQVYNALVAGSLVIAKDQDSYAYLPKALADKIDQKMQGFILVNNNTEHNDQTTDEEDPYAAYVIPDDLMW; this is encoded by the coding sequence ATGGTTAAAAATGCATTGCAAGCTCAACTGTTAAAAGCGGGTTTGGTTGACAATAAAAAAGCAAAAAAATTAACCAAGCAAGCACAACATGAGCAGCGCCTTGGCCAAAATGATGACGCTGTCCTAAAAGCAGAAATTGACCGCGCCAAGCAAGAAAAGTTGGCAAAAGACCAAGCCCTGAATTTAGAAAAACAGAATATTTTGGAAGAGAAAGCTTTAAAAGCTTCGATCATTCAAATGATCAAACATCACAAGATCAAGGAAACAGAAGGTGATGTAACCTACCAATTTATTGATGAAGGCAAAATCAAAAAAGTTTACCTTTCGCAACAGGTTTATAATGCACTGGTCGCAGGCTCTCTTGTTATCGCCAAAGATCAGGATAGCTACGCCTATCTACCTAAAGCTCTTGCAGACAAAATTGATCAAAAAATGCAGGGTTTTATCTTGGTGAATAACAATACTGAGCATAATGATCAAACCACAGATGAAGAAGATCCATATGCAGCTTATGTCATTCCTGATGATTTGATGTGGTAA
- a CDS encoding YoaK family protein: MPLQRLPNWIQLGAFLLALNAGMVNVLGLFTVLHQSVSHMTGNVSMLAMSLLDWQPEHFIYLSLVILCFVIGSFYSGLILGNGNVAFGRRYGLPLSLVAIFLLLTWLLLPYFPRYGLLWACAAMGVQNAMVSHYRGAIIRTTHLSGVLTDIGLALGYKACGLNVEKRRIFLHLLIFIGFLCGGLIASVLYPYLNLQTFLIPAGLSLAMSLAYWFFYFRSSSNSNLD; encoded by the coding sequence ATGCCACTTCAACGTTTACCCAACTGGATTCAACTTGGTGCTTTCTTACTTGCACTGAATGCAGGGATGGTAAACGTTTTAGGCTTATTTACCGTCCTACACCAATCCGTTTCACATATGACAGGCAATGTCAGTATGCTTGCAATGAGTTTACTTGACTGGCAACCTGAGCATTTTATTTATCTCAGTCTTGTCATCCTTTGTTTTGTCATCGGTTCTTTTTATAGTGGTCTGATACTCGGCAACGGTAATGTTGCATTTGGACGACGTTATGGCCTGCCGCTTAGTTTAGTTGCAATCTTTCTGCTTCTTACTTGGTTATTACTGCCCTATTTCCCTCGCTATGGCCTCTTATGGGCCTGTGCCGCCATGGGAGTGCAAAATGCAATGGTGAGCCACTATAGAGGTGCAATTATTCGTACAACGCACTTATCTGGTGTCCTTACTGATATTGGTTTAGCACTGGGTTATAAAGCATGCGGCTTGAACGTAGAAAAACGGCGTATTTTTCTGCATTTATTGATCTTTATCGGTTTTTTATGCGGTGGACTTATTGCGAGTGTGCTTTATCCTTATTTAAACTTACAGACCTTTCTCATTCCAGCTGGATTAAGCTTAGCCATGAGTCTAGCCTACTGGTTTTTCTATTTTCGTTCTTCATCAAACTCAAATTTGGATTGA
- the sstT gene encoding serine/threonine transporter SstT: protein MFNVLSRLSLVSKIIIAIFLGIGVALLFPNFTPYLSLLGELFIKALKSVAPILVFVLVLSSIANFQIGQSSKIKPVLFLYLIGMLLAAFSAVAASIMFPSQLFLHLPAESGLQPPGSLAEILKNLLLSFIANPVQAISEANFIGILAWAIGLGLALRHSSDTTKQVMTDVADAVNKIIHTVIGFAPIGIFGLVAVTFASAGLATLTSYAHLLAVLIGTMLFVALVINPILVGITMKANPYPLVFTCLKESGITAFFTRSSAANIPVNLDLAQRLGVNEATASVSIPLGATINMAGAAVTITVLTLAAVHTLGIPVDLSTMIILSVVAAVSACGASGVAGGSLLLIPVACSLFGISSEIAMQIVAIGMIISVLQDSTETALNSSTDVLFTAAVDFRDHPRS, encoded by the coding sequence ATGTTTAATGTACTGTCTCGCTTGAGCTTAGTAAGCAAAATTATTATCGCTATTTTTCTAGGGATTGGCGTCGCTCTGCTCTTTCCTAACTTTACACCCTATTTAAGTCTATTGGGTGAATTATTCATTAAAGCATTAAAGTCTGTTGCACCAATTCTAGTCTTTGTTTTAGTTCTATCTTCAATTGCAAACTTTCAAATTGGTCAAAGCTCAAAGATTAAACCTGTGCTTTTCCTTTACCTGATTGGTATGTTACTTGCCGCATTTAGTGCAGTAGCAGCGAGCATTATGTTTCCTAGCCAGCTCTTTTTGCATTTACCTGCAGAAAGTGGACTTCAGCCACCAGGTAGTCTTGCAGAAATTTTAAAGAATCTTCTTTTAAGTTTTATTGCAAACCCTGTACAGGCAATTAGTGAAGCGAACTTTATCGGTATTTTAGCTTGGGCGATTGGTCTTGGTTTAGCTTTACGTCATAGCTCTGATACAACCAAGCAGGTAATGACTGATGTCGCCGACGCTGTAAACAAGATTATTCATACCGTTATTGGTTTTGCCCCAATTGGTATTTTTGGTCTAGTTGCAGTTACCTTTGCCAGTGCAGGTTTAGCAACACTCACCAGCTATGCACATCTATTGGCAGTACTGATCGGAACAATGTTATTCGTTGCATTGGTAATTAATCCCATTTTAGTGGGGATCACCATGAAAGCGAATCCTTATCCCTTGGTCTTCACTTGCTTAAAAGAAAGCGGCATCACGGCCTTCTTTACTCGCAGTTCAGCAGCCAACATTCCGGTAAATCTGGACTTGGCGCAACGTTTGGGGGTTAATGAAGCAACGGCTAGTGTTTCTATCCCGCTCGGTGCGACGATTAATATGGCTGGTGCAGCCGTTACCATTACCGTACTGACTCTCGCTGCTGTACATACGCTTGGTATCCCAGTTGATTTAAGTACCATGATCATCTTATCAGTTGTAGCTGCTGTTTCAGCATGCGGCGCATCGGGTGTGGCCGGTGGATCTTTATTGTTGATCCCTGTCGCTTGTAGCCTGTTTGGTATATCATCTGAGATTGCCATGCAGATTGTTGCCATTGGTATGATTATCAGCGTACTGCAAGACTCAACAGAAACTGCCTTAAACTCATCAACGGATGTCTTGTTTACCGCAGCAGTTGACTTCAGAGACCATCCAAGATCATAG
- a CDS encoding SulP family inorganic anion transporter — MKLFNLGLSKLFPARKWLSSYRFSSFKSDLIAAAIVLAMLVPQGMAYAMLAGLPPAMGIYASILPMIVYAFTGSSTTLSIGPVAIISMMVFAALDPLFSAGSTAYIEAAYLLALLIGVISLVLGLLRFGFLIQLISHPVIQSFIIASALLIALGQLKFLLNIPLQAGNIPEFIVSLSQNIDQITLMGVSFGLLSVLLLFILPKLIASDFLNKILPLVIVLVSIAVITFMGNAQYNIQTVGLIPAGLPNFHFPTWNTQLVLQLLPSAFMIAMISFVESLAIAQATALQKRDDLDSNQELIALGFANIAAGINSGFAVSGSLSRTVVNADAGAKTPMSGIISSLLMIAVSLYFTSFFENLPLAVLAATIFVSIWKLIRLTPFIETWKYSKADGIAMWVTFFGVTCLDISTGLIIGVVLTFVLLLWRISRPHIAVIGLIEGTQHFRNISNYNVITTKAIVSFRVDENLSFLNAHVLKGYVITEVSQNPLLQHVVINCSSISNIDLSALEMLEDLNRELDQLNIQMHLSEVKSPVMDRLSKSRLKNDLTGQIFLSHYQAIQTLSPEMLVE; from the coding sequence ATGAAATTGTTCAACCTTGGCTTATCTAAATTATTTCCTGCGCGAAAATGGCTAAGTTCTTATCGGTTTTCAAGTTTTAAGTCTGATCTAATTGCAGCTGCTATCGTTTTGGCCATGCTGGTTCCTCAAGGTATGGCTTATGCAATGCTGGCAGGATTACCGCCTGCCATGGGAATATATGCCAGTATATTGCCAATGATTGTTTATGCTTTTACAGGCAGCAGCACAACACTCTCAATAGGTCCTGTCGCAATTATTTCGATGATGGTTTTTGCTGCACTTGATCCGCTATTTAGCGCAGGATCAACCGCCTATATCGAAGCCGCTTATCTACTGGCCTTATTAATCGGAGTTATCTCTCTGGTTTTAGGTCTATTACGTTTCGGTTTCCTGATTCAACTGATTAGTCATCCCGTTATTCAGAGTTTTATCATTGCTTCTGCCTTATTAATTGCCTTAGGGCAGCTTAAATTTTTGCTCAACATCCCCTTACAAGCAGGCAATATTCCTGAGTTTATCGTTAGCCTTTCTCAGAATATTGATCAAATTACATTGATGGGTGTCAGCTTTGGGCTTCTTTCAGTTCTGTTACTCTTTATTCTTCCGAAATTAATTGCATCAGATTTTCTGAACAAAATATTGCCCTTAGTCATCGTTCTGGTCTCGATTGCTGTCATTACCTTTATGGGAAATGCGCAGTATAACATTCAGACTGTTGGTCTTATTCCAGCGGGTTTACCCAATTTCCATTTTCCTACATGGAATACTCAATTAGTGCTACAGCTGTTACCTAGCGCTTTCATGATCGCCATGATTAGCTTTGTTGAATCACTGGCAATTGCGCAAGCAACAGCGTTACAAAAACGTGATGATTTAGATAGCAACCAAGAACTTATCGCCCTTGGTTTTGCCAATATCGCCGCAGGTATTAATTCAGGCTTTGCAGTTTCTGGCAGCTTATCACGTACGGTTGTCAATGCAGATGCTGGCGCAAAAACCCCCATGTCTGGGATAATTTCTTCATTATTAATGATTGCAGTAAGTCTCTACTTTACCAGTTTCTTCGAAAATCTTCCGCTCGCTGTTTTAGCAGCAACAATTTTTGTTTCAATCTGGAAATTGATTCGTCTCACTCCTTTTATTGAAACCTGGAAATATTCAAAGGCAGATGGAATTGCAATGTGGGTTACCTTCTTCGGTGTAACGTGCTTGGATATTTCAACTGGACTCATCATTGGAGTCGTTTTAACCTTTGTACTGCTGCTTTGGCGAATCAGTCGTCCACATATCGCAGTAATTGGTTTAATCGAGGGAACTCAGCACTTTAGAAACATATCAAATTACAATGTAATTACAACAAAAGCGATTGTTTCTTTTCGTGTTGACGAAAATCTCAGTTTTTTGAATGCCCACGTGTTAAAAGGTTATGTAATTACCGAAGTAAGTCAAAACCCTCTCTTACAGCATGTTGTCATTAACTGCTCAAGTATTAGCAATATTGATCTCAGCGCATTAGAAATGTTAGAAGATCTTAATCGCGAGTTGGATCAATTGAATATTCAGATGCATTTATCTGAAGTGAAAAGTCCTGTTATGGATCGACTGTCTAAATCAAGGCTTAAAAATGATCTTACAGGACAGATATTTTTATCACATTATCAAGCAATACAAACACTTTCCCCAGAAATGCTTGTAGAATGA
- a CDS encoding ArsR/SmtB family transcription factor, translated as MQKDFEIEAMRESAGTIVTVLKSLANTDRLIILCHLAKQELNVSQIEELTQIFQPTLSQQLMMLRKSHIVSTRRDGKQIFYSILDPKLKIVLNTLYEHYCPHQ; from the coding sequence ATGCAAAAGGATTTCGAGATAGAAGCAATGAGAGAGTCTGCTGGTACAATTGTAACTGTACTAAAATCTCTAGCTAATACTGATCGCTTAATTATTTTGTGTCATTTAGCCAAACAAGAACTAAATGTTTCACAGATCGAAGAATTAACCCAGATATTTCAACCGACCCTTTCGCAACAATTAATGATGTTAAGAAAAAGTCATATTGTTTCTACTCGGCGTGATGGCAAACAAATTTTCTACTCAATTCTTGATCCAAAACTGAAAATTGTATTGAACACCTTGTATGAACATTACTGCCCCCACCAATAA
- a CDS encoding TetR/AcrR family transcriptional regulator yields MSKKEDIITTALRLFNSHSYNSIGVDRIISESGVAKMTFYKYFPSKEKLIEECLVQRNINLQTSLNATLAECDQDDYLSQLKAIFGWYAAWFNSEDFNGCMFQKALEEVIKIYPSTLQPATQYKIWLTALIENLLKNLDIRHPTHLATLIVSILDGMTIQAHVNRHSVQMDEYWKRVEHLINFEKALV; encoded by the coding sequence ATGTCAAAAAAAGAAGATATTATTACCACTGCATTAAGACTTTTTAATTCGCATAGCTATAACTCGATCGGCGTAGATCGAATCATTAGCGAATCAGGCGTTGCAAAAATGACTTTCTACAAATACTTCCCCTCAAAGGAAAAGTTAATTGAAGAATGTCTTGTGCAACGTAACATCAATCTCCAAACGTCTTTAAATGCAACTTTGGCAGAATGTGATCAAGATGATTACCTTAGCCAACTTAAAGCAATCTTTGGATGGTACGCAGCCTGGTTTAATAGCGAAGACTTTAATGGCTGTATGTTTCAGAAAGCACTTGAAGAAGTCATCAAGATTTATCCTTCTACCTTGCAACCTGCAACCCAGTACAAAATTTGGTTAACAGCCTTAATCGAAAATTTACTCAAGAATCTGGACATTCGTCATCCAACCCATCTCGCAACATTGATAGTTAGTATTTTAGATGGTATGACCATTCAAGCGCATGTGAACAGACACTCTGTTCAAATGGATGAATATTGGAAACGTGTCGAGCACCTGATTAATTTCGAAAAAGCACTGGTATAG
- a CDS encoding IS3 family transposase (programmed frameshift), producing the protein MKKPNYTPEIRERAVQLLIESEKDYPSNWAAVSAIAPKIGCTPETLRVWYQKYLDQQNPAKVQQVSDQEKMKQMEREIKELKRANEILRKAAGFFRPGGARPPTQIMVDFIHNNKALYGVEAICRILPIAASTYYRALDFVDNPEHRAKRALHDLHHAEQIKRIWKESSGRYGVRKVWQKLKREGYVIARCTVARLMQKLGIQGVWRGKNKQTTRSRDDQKRADDLVKRNFSADRPDQLWVSDFTYIQTHSGWVYTAFIIDVFSRAIVGWKVSTRMNTDMVLDALEQALHDRGMPKNVIHHSDRGVQYLSIRYTNRLDAANLRASVGTTGDSYDNALAETVNGLYKTEVIEYLKADWQGLADVQLATLNWVDWFNKKRVHSALGYVSPFEFEAMYYDKINPLGQVA; encoded by the exons ATGAAAAAACCAAACTATACCCCCGAAATTAGAGAAAGAGCGGTTCAATTACTAATTGAATCTGAAAAAGATTATCCATCGAATTGGGCAGCAGTTTCCGCAATTGCTCCTAAAATTGGCTGTACTCCTGAAACACTTCGTGTTTGGTATCAAAAATACTTAGATCAACAAAATCCCGCCAAAGTACAACAGGTATCTGACCAAGAAAAAATGAAGCAAATGGAACGTGAAATTAAAGAATTAAAACGTGCCAATGAAATTCTACGTAAAGCAGCCG GCTTTTTTCGCCCAGGCGGAGCTCGACCGCCCACACAAATAATGGTGGATTTTATCCATAACAATAAGGCGTTATATGGTGTTGAAGCGATTTGTAGAATTTTACCGATTGCAGCTTCGACCTATTATCGGGCTTTAGATTTCGTTGATAACCCAGAACATCGAGCGAAACGTGCTCTGCATGATTTACATCATGCAGAGCAAATCAAACGTATTTGGAAAGAAAGTTCAGGTCGATATGGTGTACGTAAAGTTTGGCAAAAATTGAAACGTGAGGGTTATGTTATTGCACGTTGTACAGTTGCTCGATTGATGCAAAAGCTAGGTATACAAGGTGTTTGGCGTGGTAAGAATAAACAAACCACCCGTAGCCGAGATGATCAAAAACGAGCAGATGATTTAGTGAAACGGAATTTTAGTGCTGATCGACCTGACCAATTATGGGTCAGTGACTTTACGTATATTCAAACACATTCAGGCTGGGTCTATACCGCCTTTATTATTGATGTGTTCTCACGAGCAATTGTTGGATGGAAAGTATCTACACGGATGAATACAGATATGGTGCTCGATGCATTGGAGCAAGCATTGCACGATCGAGGCATGCCAAAGAATGTGATTCATCATTCCGATAGAGGTGTTCAATATCTTTCTATTCGCTATACCAATCGTTTAGATGCTGCAAATTTACGAGCATCAGTCGGTACGACAGGTGATTCATACGATAATGCTCTGGCTGAAACGGTGAATGGCTTATACAAAACAGAGGTGATTGAATATTTAAAAGCAGATTGGCAAGGTTTAGCAGATGTACAACTTGCGACACTAAACTGGGTAGATTGGTTCAATAAAAAGCGTGTACACAGTGCACTGGGTTATGTATCGCCTTTTGAGTTTGAAGCAATGTACTATGATAAGATTAACCCGTTAGGTCAGGTGGCCTAA